From the genome of Gemmatimonadota bacterium:
CCCTCGACCTTCGGGGCCCCTCCTCCGTCCCCGGGCGGGACTACTCCGCTGCGCGCCCCTGCTCCCGGAGGGCCCGGAATCTCCTTTTTTTCCGCTCCCGCGCCTGGCGATCCGTCTCCCCGGGGAGCCGAACTTTCACTTCCACCGCACCCATGCAGGCGAGCCCGGTCACTCTGAGAACCGGGCCTTCCCCCGGCGTCACCCCGGATGCCTCGGCGTCATCCTCGAAAGCACCCATGACCGCGAAGCCCGAGGTCTCGACGTGAAGCTCGGGCGGGACGGTGATCTCAACCGCTCCCATCACCGCGACCGCGTGGATGTGCGTGACGCCGGGCCCGAACCGGGCGTCGCGGAAGTCGAGCTCGATCCCACCCTGGATCGCGATCGCCGAGATCCTTTTCGCGGGGATCCAGCTTCCTTTGCGGGAACGCCCGCTCCAGAAGGCAAGGCTGAGCTCACGCTCCGGCACCTGCGAGGAGTCCACGCGGGCGATCCGGGACTGGGTCGTCGCGGCGGGAAGCCGGCTTCCCATCCAGCCCGCCCCCGCCGCCACGGACGACGGAGTCATCGCCTTCGGGTCCAGATTCGCCAGGTCCAGCCCTTCGAGGAGCCCGCGCAGCTCCGCGTCC
Proteins encoded in this window:
- a CDS encoding DUF1707 domain-containing protein, which encodes MEENPADGTPITRRQWVIDALCEAFARDQLEVHELERRLEVANRARTDAELRGLLEGLDLANLDPKAMTPSSVAAGAGWMGSRLPAATTQSRIARVDSSQVPERELSLAFWSGRSRKGSWIPAKRISAIAIQGGIELDFRDARFGPGVTHIHAVAVMGAVEITVPPELHVETSGFAVMGAFEDDAEASGVTPGEGPVLRVTGLACMGAVEVKVRLPGETDRQARERKKRRFRALREQGRAAE